Proteins co-encoded in one Bacteroidales bacterium genomic window:
- a CDS encoding YicC family protein yields MIYSMTGFGKCHFFFGEKKVNVEIKSLNSKQLDLNIKIPAVYREKEFELRNLIAHELLRGKIELLIFCEQEEGEKRYSINKEVAKKYFEEIKELEKALKMKPMDEYVPVLVKLPEVVESPNTEISNEEWNSLFECVKKCIEEVNIFRLQEGKSLESDFKLRIKNILDNLNEISHFEDKRIESIRERIINQLNNLQQVNYDKNRFEQEMIYYLEKLDITEEKVRLKNHCVYFLETLNDDESKGKQLSFISQELGREINTIGSKANDVNIQQLVVKMKDELEKIREQLSNIL; encoded by the coding sequence ATGATATACTCTATGACGGGTTTTGGCAAGTGTCATTTCTTTTTTGGAGAAAAGAAAGTGAATGTCGAAATAAAATCACTGAACAGCAAGCAATTAGATCTTAACATTAAAATTCCCGCAGTTTATAGGGAAAAAGAGTTTGAATTGCGGAATTTGATTGCACATGAATTGCTTCGCGGTAAGATTGAATTGTTGATATTTTGTGAACAGGAAGAAGGTGAAAAAAGATACAGCATCAATAAAGAAGTGGCTAAGAAGTATTTCGAAGAAATAAAAGAGTTGGAAAAAGCTCTGAAAATGAAGCCTATGGATGAGTATGTTCCGGTTCTCGTAAAACTTCCTGAAGTTGTAGAATCTCCCAATACCGAAATATCCAATGAAGAATGGAATTCTTTATTCGAATGTGTAAAAAAATGTATAGAAGAAGTTAATATTTTTCGTCTGCAAGAAGGAAAATCACTTGAGTCGGACTTTAAATTAAGAATTAAAAATATTTTAGATAATTTGAATGAGATTTCTCACTTCGAAGATAAAAGAATCGAAAGCATTAGAGAACGTATTATTAATCAACTAAATAATTTACAGCAGGTGAATTACGATAAAAATCGTTTCGAACAAGAAATGATTTATTATCTTGAAAAATTAGATATTACTGAAGAAAAAGTGCGTTTGAAAAATCATTGTGTATATTTTTTAGAAACACTTAATGATGACGAGTCTAAAGGCAAGCAGCTATCATTTATTTCCCAAGAATTGGGCAGGGAAATAAACACGATCGGTTCTAAAGCCAATGATGTAAATATCCAGCAATTGGTAGTTAAAATGAAAGATGAACTTGAGAAAATCAGAGAACAGCTTTCAAATATACTCTGA
- a CDS encoding patatin-like phospholipase family protein translates to MLKRVGILFLFFSTIYCQAQSVGLVLSGGGARGTAHIGVIKALEDNNIPIDYIVGTSAGAIVGALYASGYTVDEIADIFSSGILESYFMPTKEGQRGYFVKELPSSPRWLNMKFKIDSIVTSKFIPTSIIPPHAMDFGFMEFFAEASTASQNNFDNLMIPFRAVASSVNENKEYTISKGDLGLAVRASMSFPFFFSPVEIDGKVLMDGGMYNNFPISVMKEQFNPDVLIGSSVSSNYKDANKHDAVAIVQNIFMIDMDFDMPENGILLTPQLENVSLLNFDYTLQFIDSGYNEAIRNMELIKSRVSETLTKEELITKRNVFEQKKKPLFFKDVYAKNVNKRQAEYIDHLIIGDHNFLSVNEVRDKYNILVADENIFQASPSAKFNDSTGFYDLILDVETEMNFEAELGGHISWGGVNQAYLGLIHRYLDRFSINSRINGYFGTFYKSVGLYSKIDYPNNILVYGILDASINQKNYFTTSASLYSDASPSYLRQTEQHILLQTGIPFGKRSTIGIKGAFLYTTDKFYNTNYFTRNDTSDITHFTGVTAGVIFERNTLNNYFYPDFGMSLRITANFNYGKETYIPGTTSFETERNVQYHNWFNFSVVYEQFILSKKWISLGIYLQAELSNDKLWSNYTSSLLRTKGFEPFQDSKLRFLPEYRSNNFGVAGLKCLIKLPYQFIISLEAYSFTPIFPIIQGENQQAAVGKFYERTNYMASAGIIFRNNIVPIGINFNVYDNKETPFTISFSIGHLLFNRYATD, encoded by the coding sequence ATGCTTAAACGTGTCGGAATATTATTTCTTTTTTTCAGTACGATATATTGTCAAGCACAATCTGTCGGATTAGTTTTGAGCGGCGGCGGCGCTAGGGGCACAGCCCATATAGGCGTAATTAAAGCTCTGGAAGATAATAATATTCCGATTGATTATATAGTAGGAACTTCTGCTGGCGCTATAGTTGGTGCTTTATATGCTTCCGGTTATACGGTAGATGAAATTGCGGATATCTTTTCCAGCGGAATTTTAGAATCTTATTTTATGCCCACAAAAGAAGGCCAAAGAGGATATTTTGTTAAAGAATTACCTTCGTCGCCTCGATGGCTGAATATGAAATTCAAAATAGATTCCATCGTAACTTCAAAATTTATTCCGACAAGTATTATTCCGCCGCACGCTATGGACTTCGGTTTTATGGAGTTCTTCGCCGAAGCATCAACGGCAAGTCAAAATAACTTTGATAATTTGATGATACCTTTTCGTGCCGTTGCATCCTCCGTCAATGAAAATAAAGAATATACAATTTCGAAAGGAGACCTCGGTTTGGCAGTAAGAGCTTCAATGTCGTTTCCATTCTTCTTTAGTCCTGTAGAAATAGACGGAAAAGTTTTAATGGACGGCGGAATGTATAATAACTTTCCTATAAGTGTAATGAAGGAACAATTTAATCCTGATGTACTAATAGGAAGTTCGGTTTCTTCTAATTATAAAGATGCAAATAAACATGATGCTGTTGCTATTGTACAGAATATCTTTATGATTGATATGGATTTTGATATGCCTGAAAACGGAATTTTGTTAACACCGCAACTTGAAAATGTTTCTTTATTGAATTTCGATTATACTTTGCAATTTATTGATAGCGGTTACAATGAAGCTATACGAAACATGGAATTGATAAAATCCCGGGTATCCGAAACCTTAACCAAGGAAGAATTGATAACCAAAAGAAATGTTTTCGAACAAAAGAAAAAGCCGCTGTTCTTTAAAGATGTTTATGCTAAAAATGTGAATAAAAGGCAAGCCGAATATATTGACCATCTTATCATTGGTGATCACAACTTTCTTTCTGTTAATGAAGTGAGAGATAAATATAACATCCTCGTTGCCGATGAAAATATTTTCCAAGCAAGTCCGTCGGCTAAATTTAATGATTCCACCGGTTTTTACGATTTAATACTTGATGTTGAAACCGAGATGAATTTTGAAGCCGAATTAGGCGGGCATATTTCCTGGGGCGGCGTGAATCAGGCTTATTTAGGGCTAATTCATAGATATTTAGATAGATTTTCCATAAACTCCAGAATTAACGGCTATTTCGGCACTTTTTACAAATCTGTAGGATTATATTCGAAGATAGATTATCCTAATAATATTTTGGTTTACGGTATTTTGGACGCATCTATAAATCAGAAAAATTATTTCACTACATCAGCGAGTCTTTATAGCGATGCTTCTCCGTCTTATCTGAGGCAAACCGAACAACATATTTTACTGCAAACAGGCATTCCGTTCGGCAAGCGCTCCACAATCGGAATAAAAGGAGCTTTCCTTTACACTACAGATAAATTCTATAATACAAATTATTTTACAAGAAACGATACATCGGATATAACTCATTTTACAGGTGTAACCGCCGGAGTAATTTTTGAAAGAAATACTTTGAATAATTATTTCTACCCTGACTTCGGAATGAGTTTGAGAATTACTGCAAATTTTAATTACGGAAAGGAAACTTATATTCCCGGCACAACATCTTTTGAAACCGAAAGAAATGTACAATATCATAATTGGTTTAACTTCAGTGTGGTATATGAACAGTTTATATTAAGTAAGAAATGGATTTCGCTCGGAATATATTTGCAAGCCGAATTATCCAACGACAAACTTTGGTCTAATTATACTTCGAGTTTATTACGTACGAAAGGCTTCGAGCCGTTTCAAGACAGTAAGTTACGCTTTTTGCCGGAATACCGGAGTAATAATTTCGGCGTGGCTGGATTAAAATGTTTGATAAAATTACCGTATCAATTTATTATTTCTTTAGAAGCATATTCTTTTACACCTATTTTTCCTATCATTCAAGGCGAGAATCAACAAGCGGCAGTCGGTAAGTTTTACGAAAGAACTAATTATATGGCTTCCGCAGGTATCATCTTTAGAAATAATATTGTACCTATCGGCATTAATTTCAACGTTTACGATAACAAAGAAACCCCTTTTACAATTTCATTCAGTATCGGACATCTGTTGTTTAACAGATATGCAACCGATTAG
- a CDS encoding aminotransferase class I/II-fold pyridoxal phosphate-dependent enzyme — translation MKEKKGFNTELVHGGLHDECMGSATMPIYQTSTFKFKDADHGAALFAGEEKGYVYTRLGNPTIEDLERTLATLENGYGGIATSSGMGAVNVVYLALLEKGAHILSHNAIYGAARSVIENFYSKFGVEFTYIDMSDINNVIKNIRPNTKLIYTETPANPTMDITDLEALCKIAKEKGITVCVDNTFCSPYLQTPIDFGADIVLHSMTKSINGHADIVAGMLIAKDKEMFDRLKAAMNNMGCNMDPTQAFMVRRGLKTLALRIDKSQENAQKVAEFLEKHPKVKWVKYPGLKSFPQYELAKKQMRGSGSMMAFELKGGAVAGKILMNNVKLCLLAVSLGGIETLIQHPASMTHSKVSKEKQLEAGITEGLVRLSVGIEEADDIINDLDNALSKI, via the coding sequence ATGAAAGAAAAAAAAGGTTTTAATACTGAATTGGTTCATGGCGGATTACATGACGAATGTATGGGCAGTGCAACAATGCCTATTTATCAAACATCGACTTTTAAATTTAAAGATGCCGATCATGGTGCGGCACTTTTTGCCGGAGAAGAGAAAGGGTACGTATATACTCGTTTAGGAAATCCAACAATTGAAGATTTGGAAAGAACTTTAGCAACACTTGAAAACGGTTACGGCGGAATTGCAACATCTTCCGGAATGGGAGCCGTTAATGTGGTTTATTTGGCTTTACTTGAAAAAGGAGCGCATATATTGAGCCATAATGCTATTTACGGAGCAGCGCGCAGCGTAATAGAAAATTTCTATAGTAAATTCGGAGTAGAGTTTACTTATATCGATATGTCGGATATCAATAATGTTATTAAAAATATTCGTCCGAATACAAAACTTATTTATACTGAAACACCGGCAAATCCTACAATGGATATTACCGATTTGGAAGCATTGTGTAAGATAGCAAAAGAAAAAGGTATTACTGTTTGTGTGGATAATACTTTTTGTAGTCCGTACTTGCAAACACCAATAGATTTTGGTGCGGATATAGTTTTACATTCGATGACAAAATCTATCAACGGTCATGCCGATATTGTTGCGGGAATGCTTATAGCTAAAGATAAAGAAATGTTTGATCGTTTGAAAGCAGCTATGAACAATATGGGTTGTAATATGGATCCTACTCAGGCTTTTATGGTTAGAAGAGGACTGAAAACTTTGGCTTTGAGAATTGATAAATCACAGGAAAATGCTCAGAAAGTTGCTGAATTCCTTGAAAAACATCCGAAAGTAAAATGGGTAAAATATCCCGGACTAAAATCATTTCCGCAATATGAACTTGCAAAAAAACAAATGCGCGGCAGCGGTTCAATGATGGCTTTCGAATTAAAAGGCGGAGCGGTTGCAGGAAAAATCTTGATGAATAATGTTAAACTTTGCTTATTGGCCGTATCTCTCGGAGGCATTGAAACCTTGATTCAGCATCCTGCTTCTATGACTCATTCCAAAGTTAGTAAAGAAAAACAACTTGAAGCTGGCATTACCGAAGGTCTCGTACGTTTATCGGTTGGTATTGAAGAAGCCGATGACATCATTAACGATTTAGATAATGCTTTAAGTAAAATATAA
- a CDS encoding patatin-like phospholipase family protein, producing the protein MNLHAQKKERPTVGVVLSGGGAKGFAHVGVLQVLVEKGIPIDYICGTSMGSLVGGLYAAGYSPDSIKHILEHADWKILMNDKAPRDYITYDSREDNDKYLLGLSFARRMKPDLPGGLIKGQNLMMLLNEYLAPVLNMSDFNDLKIPYFCVASDIIAGKDVILDSGYLPEAIRASIAVPTVFAPVRIDEMLLIDGGFYNNFPTKELKDKGVDIIIGVNVGFEAFSTDKLQSVVHVASQLLWINNVKRNIESKKYCNVLIEPDLEGFSSTSFTNVETIIQIGKNAALASSQQIDSLAAYLATYNQPERINPDFAASLANPQKKISSINVSGIENTSMSYFKQNLMLPADRPVSMETINDGIKRTIGTLNYEYVYYKLLPEDTTFLLDIKVKEKKPIFLQIGAGYDSDFKASLRLKMSVRNLLLKSTKFVVKTQISRYPSLVLEYVYIPNKSLFSKDYEAYSALGANINLSTFQIFGYNNDRSRISESQLTVNNYYLFYQHYFKEHYLVKIGLHNRFAWNNEIVIGELPRANEMIAGAYLEITKDRVNNVSYPTNGDYFNVQLFFDYPYSTTLIPWNIGIFGSYSITVPLGEKVFLYPEVALGLNYADTLSKSRQIFIGGMNSYAFLNNIRFAGYGSSEIRENQAIVFNANLRWHIFKNHHLLFKSSFGVFSKSIIDPTLYKYKAGVGIGYSFDSYIGPLEVVISHSIYDKYSNKFTPKLWVCLGYQF; encoded by the coding sequence ATGAATTTACATGCGCAAAAAAAAGAACGCCCGACCGTTGGTGTTGTTCTTTCCGGCGGAGGTGCTAAAGGTTTCGCACATGTTGGTGTATTACAGGTTTTAGTAGAAAAAGGAATTCCGATAGATTACATTTGCGGTACTTCTATGGGTAGTTTGGTCGGTGGGTTATATGCCGCGGGTTATTCTCCGGATAGTATCAAACATATTTTGGAACATGCCGATTGGAAAATTTTGATGAACGACAAGGCTCCCCGCGATTATATTACTTACGATAGCAGGGAAGATAATGATAAATATTTGCTGGGACTTTCTTTTGCCCGTCGAATGAAACCGGACTTACCGGGCGGATTGATTAAGGGACAAAATTTAATGATGTTACTTAATGAATATTTGGCTCCGGTGCTGAATATGAGTGATTTTAATGATTTGAAAATTCCTTATTTCTGTGTTGCTTCGGATATTATTGCCGGTAAGGATGTAATTCTTGATAGCGGTTATCTCCCTGAAGCTATCAGAGCTTCAATAGCTGTTCCTACTGTTTTTGCTCCCGTTAGAATTGATGAAATGCTATTGATCGACGGAGGGTTCTATAATAATTTCCCAACCAAAGAATTGAAGGATAAAGGCGTTGATATCATTATAGGTGTTAATGTAGGTTTTGAAGCATTTAGTACGGATAAATTACAATCTGTAGTTCATGTTGCTTCTCAATTACTATGGATTAATAACGTCAAAAGAAATATTGAATCGAAGAAGTATTGTAATGTGCTGATAGAGCCTGATTTGGAAGGATTTTCCTCAACATCTTTTACTAATGTGGAAACCATTATTCAAATTGGAAAAAATGCGGCGCTTGCCTCTTCACAACAAATAGATTCATTAGCGGCATATCTGGCAACTTATAATCAGCCGGAAAGAATTAATCCCGATTTTGCCGCTTCATTAGCAAACCCGCAAAAGAAAATTTCTTCCATTAATGTTAGCGGCATAGAAAATACCAGCATGAGTTATTTTAAACAAAACTTGATGTTACCTGCAGACCGGCCGGTTTCAATGGAAACAATTAATGATGGAATAAAAAGAACGATTGGAACTTTAAACTATGAGTATGTTTATTATAAACTATTGCCGGAAGACACAACATTTTTATTGGATATAAAAGTAAAAGAAAAGAAACCTATATTTTTACAGATCGGCGCGGGTTATGATTCCGACTTTAAAGCAAGTCTCAGATTAAAAATGTCTGTACGTAACTTGCTTCTTAAATCAACAAAGTTTGTTGTAAAAACACAAATAAGCAGATATCCATCACTTGTTCTGGAGTATGTTTACATTCCGAACAAAAGTCTTTTCAGTAAAGATTATGAAGCATATTCCGCATTAGGTGCAAATATTAATCTTTCTACATTCCAAATATTCGGTTATAATAATGACAGATCGCGTATTTCGGAAAGCCAACTTACGGTAAATAACTATTATTTATTCTATCAACATTACTTTAAGGAACATTACTTGGTTAAGATTGGATTACATAATAGATTTGCTTGGAATAATGAAATAGTTATAGGAGAGTTGCCGCGTGCAAATGAAATGATTGCCGGTGCTTACCTTGAAATTACAAAAGACAGGGTTAATAATGTGAGCTATCCTACAAATGGAGATTATTTTAATGTTCAATTATTTTTTGATTATCCTTATAGTACGACTTTAATTCCTTGGAATATAGGGATTTTCGGGAGTTACTCAATAACTGTTCCTCTTGGCGAAAAAGTTTTTCTTTATCCTGAAGTAGCTCTCGGACTGAATTATGCGGATACTTTGTCGAAATCTCGACAGATTTTTATCGGAGGAATGAATTCTTATGCTTTTTTAAATAATATAAGATTTGCAGGCTACGGCAGTAGTGAAATTAGAGAAAATCAAGCCATAGTTTTTAACGCCAATCTCAGATGGCATATTTTTAAAAATCATCATTTGCTTTTTAAATCAAGTTTTGGGGTTTTTTCGAAAAGCATTATTGATCCGACTTTATATAAATATAAGGCAGGAGTGGGCATAGGATATAGTTTCGATAGTTATATCGGACCTTTGGAAGTAGTGATTTCACATTCAATTTATGATAAATACTCCAACAAATTCACACCTAAGCTTTGGGTATGTCTGGGGTATCAATTTTAA
- a CDS encoding DUF4268 domain-containing protein: MYSKEQVKEFSREFWDEFKKYSKKRKKNKWIMQDTGINKVALKFDIDNEKARVGFDIHANDLEKRIYYYEKFESMKSILETSLGSEMIWELEYPVTDKKQMAKIYIEKKNVSIYKKETWNDIFEFFFKNMKILERLFNEYYDFIKYDPDYGTN, encoded by the coding sequence ATGTACTCCAAAGAGCAAGTCAAAGAGTTTAGTCGTGAGTTTTGGGATGAATTTAAAAAATATTCTAAAAAGCGGAAGAAAAACAAATGGATAATGCAAGATACGGGAATTAATAAAGTTGCTCTGAAGTTTGATATTGATAATGAAAAAGCACGCGTAGGATTTGATATTCATGCCAACGATCTTGAGAAGAGAATTTATTATTACGAGAAATTTGAAAGTATGAAGTCTATTCTGGAAACGTCTCTCGGTTCCGAAATGATTTGGGAGCTAGAATATCCTGTTACCGATAAGAAACAAATGGCAAAAATTTATATCGAAAAGAAAAATGTAAGTATCTATAAAAAAGAAACATGGAATGATATCTTCGAATTCTTTTTCAAAAATATGAAAATATTAGAGCGTTTGTTTAATGAGTATTACGATTTTATTAAATATGATCCTGATTACGGGACTAATTGA
- a CDS encoding M3 family metallopeptidase translates to MKKLFLLTMTILIITSCKTKTQDENPLMKPFDTPFQTPPYDLIKAEYFIPAFEAAIEAHNMEIEKIVNSKETPNFENTILAYDKSGEFLSRVMSTFSHINGNNTNDELQKIDEYMTPIRSKHSDEIALNDVLFKRIKHVYDNRFEQNLDKSQIRVTEKYYQDFERRGANLNTEEKQQLKEINSQLSSLYLQFNKNLLTENNKTKIFVPNERILVGLPDYAVEAAAIAAKNDGHEGEFMFTTKNPSMLPVLQYAENRDLRKKIYKAYYMRCNNNDENDNKEIIDKITNLRLRKANLLGYETFAHYQIAVNMAENPETVYEFIMDIWSHCLGKAKEELTEMQLLANNDNVKIEAWDWWYYAEKVRKAKYDLDQNEIKPYFSVKNVRDGMFYLSNKLYGITFRKLDNVQTYLPDVEVFEALEANGNHIGILYLDYFPRTGKRQGAWCSIMRSGGFDSKGNRTYPLVTISCNFTPPGEDTPALLTFDETETLFHEFGHALHRLFQFGKYSRTTGSMPRDMVELPSQIMENWCSEPEMLKVYARHYQTNEIIPDELIAKLNNSGNFNAGFAITERLAATILDLDYQSIRKEQAIDILKFERESMTRIGLLHEILPRYRSTYFRHIFASDGYSAGYYVYTWAEILDKDAYNAYVESGDLYNQDLASKFRKYILTEIGEDEPLTQYIRFRGAPPSNEPFMKSKGYFN, encoded by the coding sequence ATGAAGAAATTATTTTTATTAACAATGACAATCTTAATTATTACATCTTGTAAAACTAAAACACAGGATGAGAATCCATTAATGAAACCTTTTGATACGCCGTTTCAAACTCCACCTTACGATTTAATTAAAGCCGAATATTTTATTCCGGCTTTTGAAGCTGCAATTGAAGCGCATAATATGGAAATTGAGAAAATTGTCAATAGTAAGGAAACTCCCAATTTTGAAAATACCATTTTGGCTTATGATAAATCGGGTGAATTCCTCTCGAGAGTTATGTCGACCTTTTCTCATATAAACGGAAATAATACTAATGATGAATTGCAAAAAATTGATGAATATATGACTCCGATTCGTTCAAAGCACAGCGATGAAATTGCTCTGAATGATGTCTTGTTCAAAAGAATTAAACATGTTTATGATAATCGTTTCGAACAAAACTTAGATAAAAGTCAAATTCGCGTCACGGAAAAATATTATCAAGATTTTGAAAGAAGAGGCGCTAATCTCAATACAGAAGAAAAACAGCAACTGAAAGAGATTAACTCTCAATTATCAAGTTTATATCTTCAATTCAATAAAAATTTATTGACTGAAAACAATAAAACAAAGATTTTTGTACCGAATGAAAGAATACTTGTCGGACTTCCTGATTACGCAGTTGAAGCGGCGGCAATAGCTGCCAAAAACGACGGGCATGAAGGCGAATTTATGTTTACAACTAAAAATCCGTCTATGTTACCCGTTTTGCAATATGCGGAAAATAGAGATTTGAGAAAGAAAATATATAAGGCTTATTATATGCGTTGCAATAATAATGATGAAAACGATAACAAGGAAATTATAGATAAAATTACAAATTTACGTTTACGAAAAGCTAATTTGTTAGGTTACGAAACTTTTGCACACTATCAAATTGCCGTAAATATGGCTGAAAACCCGGAAACGGTTTATGAATTCATAATGGATATTTGGAGCCATTGTCTCGGAAAAGCAAAGGAAGAATTAACTGAAATGCAATTACTTGCAAATAATGACAATGTTAAGATTGAGGCTTGGGATTGGTGGTATTATGCTGAAAAGGTTCGTAAGGCAAAATATGATCTTGATCAAAATGAGATTAAACCATATTTCAGTGTTAAAAATGTTCGTGACGGAATGTTTTACCTCAGCAATAAACTTTACGGCATTACTTTCCGTAAACTTGATAATGTACAAACATATCTTCCTGATGTTGAAGTTTTCGAGGCTCTTGAAGCTAATGGCAATCATATCGGGATTTTATACCTTGATTATTTTCCGAGAACCGGAAAAAGACAGGGTGCTTGGTGTTCAATTATGAGAAGCGGCGGCTTCGATTCAAAGGGTAACAGAACTTATCCTTTAGTTACTATCTCTTGTAATTTTACTCCTCCGGGAGAAGATACTCCGGCTCTTTTAACCTTCGATGAAACAGAAACTTTATTCCATGAATTCGGTCACGCTTTACATCGTTTGTTTCAATTCGGAAAATACTCACGCACTACAGGTAGTATGCCTAGAGATATGGTTGAATTACCATCACAAATTATGGAAAATTGGTGCAGCGAACCGGAAATGCTGAAAGTTTACGCTCGTCACTATCAAACTAATGAAATAATTCCGGATGAACTTATCGCAAAACTCAATAATAGCGGTAATTTTAATGCCGGTTTTGCAATTACCGAACGTCTTGCCGCAACAATTCTTGATCTTGATTATCAAAGTATAAGAAAAGAACAAGCTATTGATATTTTAAAATTCGAAAGAGAATCAATGACAAGAATCGGTCTTTTACATGAAATATTACCTCGTTACCGTTCGACATATTTCAGGCATATTTTTGCAAGCGACGGATACTCTGCCGGTTATTATGTTTACACTTGGGCCGAAATTCTTGACAAGGATGCGTATAATGCTTATGTTGAGTCCGGGGATCTTTACAATCAGGATTTAGCAAGTAAATTCAGAAAATATATTCTTACCGAAATAGGTGAAGACGAACCGTTAACTCAGTATATACGTTTCAGAGGAGCTCCTCCATCAAACGAACCGTTTATGAAATCGAAAGGATATTTTAATTGA